A portion of the Acidisarcina polymorpha genome contains these proteins:
- a CDS encoding GNAT family N-acetyltransferase yields MSADFPVKHNEPQSRFEVLHDEGTSVLDYEQTGGQLVLVHTGVPPPLQGQGIASSLAKAAVEYARSQGIKIVPQCPFVAAYVERHPEYVDLVDAKRPAHLA; encoded by the coding sequence ATGAGCGCCGACTTTCCTGTTAAACATAATGAGCCGCAGAGCCGCTTTGAGGTCCTTCACGACGAAGGCACGTCGGTGCTCGATTATGAGCAAACCGGCGGCCAGCTAGTCCTTGTTCATACTGGCGTACCGCCGCCGCTCCAGGGACAAGGGATCGCTTCCAGCTTGGCCAAGGCAGCAGTCGAATATGCCCGGAGTCAGGGCATCAAGATCGTACCGCAATGTCCATTTGTGGCAGCCTACGTAGAGCGGCATCCGGAGTACGTCGACCTGGTAGATGCGAAACGGCCAGCTCATCTCGCTTAA
- a CDS encoding sugar transferase — protein sequence MASSDLIRDLTGSDRKMRVGVMAAGDGSSRRAGRAIVSSALMMTSDVFAVLLALIVSLYVGSHTAPATSGLRHIMTVAGISNSGGLGYLVWFVVTLLVVSWHYGLYGPIQLRTALHEQRMTAQACLTAGLLLSGGLYLTEGYHVSRSLVLFLVCFTAVILCARRLVARVITYREYERGVNTRNLVILGSNHISVALKEHISRRIHLGYTFRGFLKLPGCHDPSSVQDEVLGGVDQIRQIAKQYFIDELVIAEPCSVEQVISILEEAREIDMDVRVLPGYYESVTADAPIEYLGDFPVVALHRGHVPVFAMALKRVFDIALSLSALIAAAPIMIAMAIAIRMQDGGPIFYVSERVGKKATVFPCYKFRSMVLNADKIKAQLAEQNERAGILFKMKNDPRITRVGRFLRKYSLDELPQLFNVLQGDMSIVGPRPPIASEVAKYEIDHFRRLEVLPGLTGLWQVRARQDPSFERYIALDTAYVENWSFWLDLKIIVQTAGAVMRGTGA from the coding sequence ATGGCTAGTTCAGACTTGATTCGCGATCTTACCGGATCCGACCGAAAGATGAGAGTGGGGGTAATGGCGGCAGGGGATGGCAGTTCACGCAGAGCGGGTCGGGCAATCGTGTCATCGGCATTGATGATGACCTCCGACGTGTTTGCCGTGTTGCTCGCGTTGATCGTCTCTCTGTATGTCGGTTCGCATACCGCGCCTGCGACTTCTGGCTTGCGCCACATCATGACGGTGGCCGGTATCTCGAACTCTGGCGGCCTTGGCTACTTGGTGTGGTTCGTCGTGACCCTGCTGGTAGTGAGTTGGCATTACGGTTTGTACGGTCCCATCCAGCTACGCACCGCCCTCCACGAGCAACGGATGACTGCCCAGGCCTGCCTGACCGCCGGTCTTTTGTTATCAGGCGGCCTCTATCTCACTGAGGGATATCATGTCTCGCGATCTTTAGTTCTGTTCCTTGTGTGTTTTACGGCGGTTATCCTGTGCGCCCGTCGTCTCGTCGCCCGGGTCATTACCTATCGGGAATATGAGCGCGGCGTGAATACTCGTAATCTTGTGATCCTGGGCTCGAATCACATCAGCGTCGCCTTGAAAGAGCACATCTCCCGCCGCATTCATCTTGGCTACACCTTCCGCGGTTTCTTGAAGTTGCCCGGTTGCCACGATCCGTCCAGCGTTCAAGACGAGGTGCTTGGTGGAGTCGACCAGATTCGCCAGATTGCCAAGCAATATTTCATCGATGAGTTGGTGATTGCGGAACCGTGCTCCGTGGAACAGGTCATATCGATCCTTGAGGAAGCTCGTGAAATCGATATGGATGTCCGCGTGCTCCCTGGCTATTACGAGTCCGTAACCGCCGACGCTCCGATTGAGTATCTGGGAGATTTCCCGGTAGTGGCCCTCCATCGCGGCCACGTACCCGTCTTTGCGATGGCGCTGAAGCGGGTCTTTGATATTGCTCTCTCTCTGAGTGCGCTGATCGCCGCCGCGCCCATAATGATCGCCATGGCCATTGCAATCCGCATGCAAGACGGCGGCCCGATTTTCTATGTCTCTGAACGTGTAGGAAAGAAAGCCACCGTATTCCCGTGCTACAAGTTCCGCTCCATGGTACTCAACGCCGACAAGATCAAGGCTCAACTGGCGGAGCAGAACGAGCGAGCAGGAATTCTCTTCAAGATGAAGAATGATCCTCGAATCACCAGGGTCGGCAGGTTCCTCCGGAAATACAGTCTCGATGAGCTCCCGCAGCTCTTCAACGTGCTTCAAGGGGATATGAGCATCGTCGGTCCGCGTCCCCCGATCGCCAGCGAAGTAGCCAAATATGAGATCGATCATTTCCGGCGTCTGGAGGTGTTACCAGGTCTTACCGGCTTGTGGCAGGTAAGGGCGCGTCAGGATCCATCGTTTGAACGGTATATCGCTCTGGATACCGCTTATGTGGAAAACTGGAGCTTCTGGTTGGACCTGAAAATCATTGTCCAGACCGCGGGGGCGGTTATGCGCGGAACCGGTGCCTAA
- a CDS encoding WecB/TagA/CpsF family glycosyltransferase — protein MDRVSNDGVRSTIASRLKALRSSRILGIDFFSGKAADAVVRMRRGGLLVVPAAPALASLPFDSEYREALLEADMAITDSSFMVLLWNLLEGEPIRRLSGLQYFCELIRDEEFRQTGAVLYVMASAESAHRNRAWLQRRGIIVPPELVYVAPQYENGVADRTLLKQITALRPKHVVITIGGGVQERLGLYIKRSLDYMPSIHCIGAAIAFRSGDQVYIPEVADRLALGWLFRCLWRPKDYVPRYWAARRLAWLLLRYRRELPPLEADLLSRATKSPAFPV, from the coding sequence ATGGATCGAGTCTCAAATGATGGCGTCCGTTCGACCATAGCGTCCCGACTGAAGGCGCTCCGGTCAAGCCGAATTCTTGGTATCGATTTTTTTTCAGGTAAGGCCGCCGATGCAGTGGTCCGGATGCGAAGGGGCGGCTTGCTGGTCGTCCCAGCGGCGCCCGCTCTCGCCAGTCTGCCATTCGACTCCGAATATCGAGAAGCCTTGCTGGAGGCCGACATGGCAATTACTGACAGCTCGTTTATGGTTCTGCTGTGGAACCTGCTGGAGGGTGAACCGATTCGACGGCTTTCGGGCCTGCAATATTTCTGCGAGCTGATCCGGGACGAGGAATTCCGCCAAACAGGAGCGGTCCTTTACGTGATGGCCAGTGCTGAAAGCGCCCACCGGAATCGTGCCTGGCTGCAGCGCCGAGGCATCATAGTTCCTCCGGAATTGGTATACGTTGCTCCTCAATACGAAAATGGCGTCGCCGATCGTACTCTACTTAAACAGATCACTGCGCTCCGTCCAAAACATGTCGTGATCACGATTGGCGGCGGAGTCCAGGAAAGACTCGGTCTTTACATCAAGCGTTCGTTGGACTACATGCCGTCAATTCATTGCATCGGGGCAGCGATCGCGTTTCGGAGCGGCGACCAGGTGTATATCCCGGAAGTAGCCGATCGGTTGGCATTGGGGTGGTTGTTTCGGTGCCTCTGGCGGCCCAAGGATTATGTGCCCCGCTATTGGGCAGCCCGCAGGCTGGCATGGCTGCTCCTTCGTTACCGGAGGGAGCTACCGCCTTTAGAAGCGGATCTGCTCTCCCGGGCGACAAAATCTCCGGCGTTTCCCGTCTGA
- a CDS encoding NAD-dependent epimerase/dehydratase family protein, translating to MKLKDQRVLVCGAGGFIGGHLVNYLLNQGVNVVRAVDIKPLADWHQSSPQVENLVADLGELDACRRSTRHVDIVFQLAADMGGMGFIQNNKALCMLSVLINTHMLMASRDSGVQRFFYASSACVYNAEKQKNADVVPLKEEDAYPAMPEDGYGWEKLFSERMCRHFQEDFGLECRVARFHNVYGPYGTYDGGREKAPAAICRKVIEAKASGSNQIEIWGDGSQARSFTYIDDCLWGTLAILEGESSDPINLGSSELVTINQLVDIVQNIAGVTLERTYRLDAPRGVNGRNSDNTKILAYLQWEPSIPLYAGLTRTYEWIESQMMASVRP from the coding sequence ATGAAACTGAAGGACCAACGAGTTCTGGTCTGTGGCGCTGGAGGCTTCATCGGCGGTCACCTAGTTAACTATCTTCTAAATCAAGGCGTCAATGTGGTCCGGGCAGTTGACATCAAGCCGCTCGCGGACTGGCACCAATCATCGCCTCAAGTGGAGAACCTCGTCGCCGATCTGGGTGAGCTGGATGCGTGCCGCCGGTCGACCCGCCATGTGGACATCGTTTTTCAACTGGCTGCGGACATGGGTGGAATGGGCTTCATCCAGAACAACAAGGCGCTCTGTATGTTGAGTGTGCTCATTAACACCCACATGCTGATGGCCTCCCGAGACAGCGGGGTTCAACGTTTCTTCTACGCTTCATCGGCGTGTGTCTATAACGCGGAGAAACAGAAGAATGCCGATGTAGTCCCCCTCAAGGAAGAAGACGCCTATCCCGCCATGCCCGAGGATGGCTATGGATGGGAGAAGCTTTTCAGTGAGAGGATGTGCCGGCATTTTCAGGAGGACTTCGGCCTCGAATGCCGAGTGGCGCGTTTCCACAATGTCTATGGGCCATACGGCACGTACGACGGAGGCCGCGAGAAAGCTCCCGCAGCCATCTGCCGCAAGGTGATTGAAGCGAAAGCCTCGGGAAGCAATCAGATTGAGATCTGGGGCGACGGCAGCCAGGCACGCAGCTTCACCTACATCGACGATTGCCTCTGGGGAACTCTCGCCATCCTTGAGGGCGAGAGTTCTGATCCGATCAATCTGGGAAGCAGTGAGCTTGTGACCATTAATCAACTGGTTGACATCGTGCAAAATATTGCTGGCGTGACCTTGGAGAGAACTTATAGACTCGACGCACCGAGGGGTGTCAATGGTCGCAACAGTGACAACACCAAGATCTTGGCTTATCTCCAGTGGGAACCCTCGATCCCGCTTTATGCCGGCCTCACAAGGACCTACGAATGGATCGAGTCTCAAATGATGGCGTCCGTTCGACCATAG